A portion of the Sulfuricurvum kujiense DSM 16994 genome contains these proteins:
- a CDS encoding M14 family metallopeptidase — protein sequence MGVIEEVFSIDLPVGEQFRIQRCRYTPKEGETSKRISIVSGIHGDELEGQYVCFLLGEWLRANPDKIKATIDIYPAINSLGLDSITRSVPFYDVDLNRIFPGSKNDFLPAQIADGVISAMSGSEIAIDIHSSNVFLREIPQVRIAKSQEKTLVPLANKLNIDFVWVHDAVTVLESTFAHAMNTLGTKTLVVEMGVGMRLGKAYGHQLLDGILNLMAEEGFLAIEPLNVRFPIQSHVGEVAYLNASQPGLFVPSIEHCQMIEKGSVVGTIVDPLSGATLDEVIAPIGGILFTLRAYPIVYEGSLVGRIFGENG from the coding sequence ATGGGCGTTATAGAAGAAGTTTTTTCGATCGATCTTCCCGTAGGGGAGCAGTTTCGGATCCAGCGGTGCCGATACACGCCCAAAGAAGGCGAAACGTCAAAGCGCATCTCCATCGTCAGCGGGATTCACGGAGACGAGTTGGAAGGTCAGTACGTCTGTTTTTTGCTCGGAGAGTGGCTTCGCGCTAATCCGGACAAGATCAAAGCGACGATTGATATCTATCCCGCCATCAACTCTTTGGGACTTGACAGTATCACCCGTTCGGTTCCTTTCTATGATGTCGATTTAAACCGCATTTTTCCCGGAAGCAAAAACGACTTCCTCCCCGCACAGATTGCCGATGGGGTCATCAGTGCGATGAGCGGATCGGAGATAGCGATTGATATCCACTCTTCCAATGTCTTTTTACGCGAAATACCGCAGGTGCGCATCGCCAAATCCCAGGAAAAAACCCTCGTCCCGCTCGCCAATAAGCTTAACATCGATTTTGTCTGGGTACACGATGCGGTCACGGTTTTAGAATCGACCTTTGCTCATGCGATGAATACGCTGGGGACGAAAACTCTCGTGGTCGAGATGGGGGTCGGTATGCGTTTGGGCAAAGCGTACGGGCATCAGCTGCTGGACGGTATTTTAAATCTGATGGCGGAAGAGGGTTTTTTGGCGATAGAACCGCTGAATGTCCGTTTTCCGATTCAGTCGCACGTCGGGGAAGTGGCATATCTGAACGCTTCACAGCCGGGATTGTTCGTTCCGTCCATCGAACACTGTCAGATGATCGAGAAAGGTTCCGTCGTAGGGACAATCGTCGATCCGCTCAGCGGCGCAACGCTCGATGAGGTG
- a CDS encoding alpha-E domain-containing protein codes for MIINGMAISVNTAQRLYWFGRYVQRAETMLRELVNAYDYIIDRDFEEGHKLYSKLGVEIEYKNALDFLKQGVYGTYGGSIEQIISWARENAIETRHLLDERGFATLNKIYNQLVERRERAVSPSNLEEIIDDCSLILGIFSTELDRTRAYQLIRFGQQIERFDLILRLYGEIEMVAADIDVINAIARQLNRNYRPINVTTSDISKFLVFLNGVVDRVIQKDTCASVSLQTQS; via the coding sequence ATGATTATCAACGGGATGGCTATTTCGGTAAATACCGCTCAGCGGCTCTATTGGTTCGGACGGTACGTTCAGCGTGCCGAGACAATGCTTAGAGAACTGGTCAACGCCTATGATTATATTATTGATCGGGATTTTGAGGAGGGGCATAAGCTCTATAGCAAACTGGGTGTTGAAATCGAATATAAAAATGCTCTCGATTTCCTGAAACAAGGGGTATACGGAACCTACGGCGGGAGTATCGAGCAGATTATCAGCTGGGCCAGAGAAAACGCGATTGAGACGCGCCACTTGCTTGATGAGAGAGGGTTTGCCACCCTCAATAAAATTTACAATCAATTGGTTGAGCGGCGAGAGCGTGCGGTGAGTCCGTCCAATCTCGAAGAGATTATCGATGACTGCAGCTTGATTTTAGGGATCTTTTCGACCGAGTTGGATCGTACGCGCGCTTATCAATTGATCCGTTTCGGACAGCAGATCGAGAGATTTGACCTTATTTTACGGCTCTACGGAGAGATTGAGATGGTGGCGGCCGATATTGATGTGATCAATGCGATCGCGCGTCAGTTGAACCGCAACTACCGTCCGATTAATGTGACAACGTCCGATATCTCGAAGTTTTTGGTATTTCTTAACGGCGTTGTCGATCGGGTGATTCAAAAAGATACCTGCGCTTCGGTATCGCTCCAAACACAATCATGA
- a CDS encoding circularly permuted type 2 ATP-grasp protein, whose translation MLEPVCPELQKFYDIFDQVDQSKVSEFKEFLEANAVNFNLFKDGTFIERSFPFDMIPRIIPKSEFDELEEGIIQRVKALNAFLNDIYNDQKIVKDGIVPREYVDSAKAFLPEFMGVNPPKGIRTHISGIDLVKDAVSGKWVILEDNLRVPSGVSYPLTIRRAFRHTYPEFFESMKISKIKHYGDELKAAMDYVNTGGLNVVLTPGRYNSAYYEHSYLAKITGATLATGDDLIVQNDEVFLCSYDGERQRVGAIYRRLDDDFLDPEEFEPDTLIGVKGITRAYRAGNIAIMNSIGNGVADDKGIYYFVPQMVKYYLDEEPILSNAPTYLPYYEKDREYVLANIDKLVIKDVAEAGGYGVLFGNRLTSEKRAEIIEMILAEPRRWIAQEVIEFYDLPCMMEGGIVPRKADLRAYVIHGEKVTVSMGGLTRYAMEEGNYLVNSSQGGGFKDTWVVEL comes from the coding sequence ATGCTCGAGCCCGTATGTCCTGAATTACAAAAGTTTTATGATATTTTTGATCAAGTCGATCAAAGTAAAGTCTCTGAGTTTAAAGAGTTTCTAGAAGCCAATGCGGTCAATTTCAATCTGTTTAAAGACGGAACTTTTATTGAACGCTCTTTCCCTTTCGATATGATCCCCCGTATCATTCCCAAGTCTGAATTCGACGAGTTGGAAGAGGGGATTATTCAGCGTGTCAAAGCCCTCAACGCTTTTTTAAACGATATTTACAATGATCAGAAAATTGTCAAAGACGGTATAGTCCCGCGTGAGTATGTCGATTCGGCAAAAGCGTTTTTGCCTGAATTTATGGGTGTCAATCCCCCAAAAGGGATTCGTACCCATATCAGCGGTATCGATTTGGTGAAAGACGCCGTGAGCGGTAAATGGGTGATTCTCGAAGATAACCTTCGCGTTCCCAGCGGAGTGAGTTATCCCCTCACTATCCGCCGTGCGTTTCGCCACACCTATCCCGAATTTTTCGAATCGATGAAAATCAGCAAAATCAAGCATTACGGTGATGAACTCAAAGCGGCGATGGATTACGTCAATACGGGGGGACTCAATGTCGTTCTCACCCCGGGTCGCTATAACTCCGCCTATTACGAACACAGCTACCTGGCAAAAATTACCGGAGCCACGCTCGCAACCGGGGATGATTTAATCGTTCAAAACGATGAAGTCTTCTTATGCTCGTACGACGGAGAACGCCAGCGGGTCGGAGCGATCTATCGGCGGCTGGATGATGATTTTCTCGATCCCGAAGAATTTGAACCCGATACCCTCATCGGGGTAAAAGGGATCACGCGCGCTTACCGAGCCGGAAACATCGCTATTATGAACAGCATCGGCAACGGCGTCGCCGATGACAAGGGTATTTATTATTTCGTCCCCCAAATGGTCAAATATTATTTGGATGAGGAGCCGATACTCTCGAACGCTCCGACCTATCTTCCGTATTATGAAAAAGACCGTGAATACGTTCTGGCGAATATCGACAAACTCGTTATCAAAGACGTTGCGGAAGCGGGAGGGTACGGCGTATTGTTCGGGAACCGTTTAACGAGCGAAAAACGCGCTGAAATTATCGAGATGATTTTGGCGGAGCCGCGCCGATGGATCGCTCAGGAGGTGATCGAGTTTTACGATCTGCCGTGTATGATGGAAGGGGGTATCGTCCCCCGCAAAGCCGATCTTCGCGCCTATGTCATCCATGGGGAAAAAGTGACCGTCAGTATGGGCGGGTTGACCCGCTATGCGATGGAAGAGGGGAACTATTTGGTCAATTCGTCCCAAGGGGGCGGCTTTAAAGATACATGGGTGGTGGAATTATGA